One Sus scrofa isolate TJ Tabasco breed Duroc unplaced genomic scaffold, Sscrofa11.1 Contig2167, whole genome shotgun sequence genomic region harbors:
- the DEFB1 gene encoding beta-defensin 1 precursor — translation MRALCLLLLTVCLLSSQLAAGINLLTGLGQRSDHYICAKKGGTCNFSPCPLFNRIEGTCYSGKAKCCIR, via the exons ATGAGGGCCCTCTGCTTGCTGCTGCTGACTGTCTGCCTCCTCTCTTCCCAGCTGGCTGCAG GTATTAACCTGCTTACGGGTCTTGGCCAGAGGTCCGACCACTACATATGTGCCAAGAAAGGGGGGACCTGCAACTTCTCCCCCTGCCCGCTCTTCAACAGGATTGAAGGGACCTGTTACAGTGGCAAGGCCAAGTGCTGCATCCGCTGA